From Pelosinus fermentans DSM 17108, the proteins below share one genomic window:
- a CDS encoding 2-hydroxyacid dehydrogenase, translating to MKVVVIGDALVKSATLKDAVLQMNLEGKIDKIEVFEWHSDLTKDHFQKHILQIERYGPEKVEIPQGILEALKDAEYLFAHYAPISEIMLKSAPKLKMIGTCRGGLENVNVAAVRELNLPFLHVIRNAEPVADFTIGLMFAETRNIARAHLSIKSEQWRKSFSNDAYKTTLANMVVGIIGAGYIGRLVIKRLNALGIKVIVYDPFVDPAIFARDQLSVELKSIEEVFKEADIVSLHMRVTEQTKNMINKDLIQLMKPGSYIINTARADILAKDDLVDALKNRKIAGAALDVSWIEPIPKGDPLLSLDNITLTTHIAGDTVDAIPRAPYLLKDVVNAYLKNGYSDMLIK from the coding sequence ATGAAAGTAGTTGTGATCGGAGATGCGTTGGTCAAAAGTGCAACCTTAAAGGATGCTGTTTTGCAAATGAATCTAGAAGGAAAAATAGATAAAATAGAAGTTTTTGAATGGCATTCTGATTTAACAAAAGATCACTTTCAAAAGCATATTCTGCAGATTGAGCGATATGGTCCTGAAAAAGTAGAGATACCCCAGGGAATTTTGGAAGCTTTAAAAGATGCAGAATATTTATTTGCACATTATGCACCCATATCAGAAATAATGCTTAAAAGTGCACCAAAATTAAAGATGATAGGAACTTGCCGCGGAGGGTTGGAGAATGTAAATGTAGCTGCCGTGAGGGAACTTAATCTGCCGTTTCTGCATGTTATCAGAAATGCAGAACCTGTCGCTGATTTTACCATTGGGCTTATGTTCGCTGAGACGCGAAATATCGCCAGGGCACATCTGTCTATCAAAAGTGAGCAGTGGAGAAAGAGCTTTTCAAATGATGCTTATAAAACGACACTTGCCAATATGGTGGTTGGTATTATTGGCGCAGGCTATATCGGTAGACTAGTTATCAAACGATTGAATGCGCTTGGTATCAAAGTGATTGTATATGATCCATTTGTAGATCCGGCTATTTTTGCTCGTGACCAGTTGTCGGTGGAACTAAAATCCATAGAGGAAGTTTTTAAAGAGGCAGATATTGTATCCTTGCATATGCGGGTGACGGAACAAACGAAAAATATGATCAATAAAGATTTGATCCAGCTCATGAAGCCAGGTTCTTATATTATCAACACGGCAAGAGCGGATATTCTGGCCAAGGATGACTTGGTGGATGCACTGAAAAATCGTAAAATTGCAGGTGCTGCTTTAGATGTCAGTTGGATAGAGCCAATACCAAAAGGAGATCCATTACTTTCGCTGGATAATATTACGCTGACAACCCATATTGCAGGTGATACGGTGGATGCGATCCCAAGAGCGCCATATCTGTTGAAGGATGTTGTGAATGCTTACCTGAAAAACGGTTATAGTGACATGCTGATCAAATAA
- a CDS encoding L-fuculose-phosphate aldolase, whose product MLMEKERELIVEYGKKLITSGLTKGTGGNISIYNRDLGYMAISPSGIDYFETLPKDVVITDLDGNTVDGSRKPSSEKDMHRIYYQKREDVNAVVHTHSMYSTVLATLGWNLPAANYYIAVAGGKDVRCAKYASFGTWELAESSFVAMQERKACFLANHGILTCAADLPNAFVIAEETERMAEIYYRAKVVGEPIILNDIEVDLMLEKFKSYGQAPSK is encoded by the coding sequence ATGTTAATGGAAAAAGAGCGGGAGCTTATTGTAGAGTATGGGAAAAAATTAATTACCTCAGGCTTAACGAAGGGTACAGGCGGTAATATCAGTATTTATAACCGTGACCTTGGCTATATGGCGATTAGTCCGAGTGGTATTGATTATTTTGAAACACTTCCGAAAGATGTTGTAATTACAGATTTGGATGGAAATACGGTGGATGGAAGTCGTAAGCCGTCCAGTGAAAAGGATATGCATCGCATTTATTATCAGAAAAGAGAAGATGTTAATGCAGTTGTACATACCCATTCGATGTATAGTACGGTTCTTGCTACTTTGGGTTGGAATCTTCCGGCAGCCAATTATTATATTGCGGTTGCAGGAGGTAAGGATGTCCGTTGTGCGAAATATGCTTCATTCGGTACATGGGAGCTAGCAGAAAGCTCCTTTGTGGCTATGCAGGAAAGAAAAGCCTGCTTTTTGGCAAACCATGGGATCTTAACTTGTGCAGCCGATCTTCCAAATGCTTTTGTCATTGCTGAAGAAACAGAGCGTATGGCAGAGATCTATTATCGTGCCAAAGTGGTAGGAGAGCCGATCATACTAAATGATATAGAGGTTGATCTGATGCTAGAAAAATTCAAGTCTTATGGACAGGCGCCAAGCAAGTAG
- a CDS encoding BglG family transcription antiterminator: MKKRSADVLQKILSYDSSILNISKLSEVYQVSQKTLRNDIAEINLFLKKLQLHTIEIVDNGILKIGTDLDPEFVRDQLFKLNSYSYRLSQDERQILILVILLKQKSYLTMEYLAEMLSVSRITILSDIESVREILQEFNLKLRSKSSKGIYLEKAEKQHLRMMLMELCRRVIVNVKSDGYFQRLILSQMDISHSLASIVVILQDFEREKKVVFSDYSFYELSLYLFICINRPIDFSTEICDGIVPIQPGEMPLGTEIFSYIEQRLNMTFMDEEIVLFQQYIIDNHLLPMSKSIDDIELYNMITYFLVGIGNRLNIDFGNDHILVESLFLHIKCMSDLLDFQFPIDENIQPEYREIMEEIESECHILEKYLGYSFSKKMKLSIFIHICAALVRNKKFLLPLHVIIVCPGSMATGRFVEAQIKNYFDFTIEGVISVDRILYMLEKNKEKIDFIISTVNLPETMYPVVKVNPVLKMQDLNNIQKQAFSLGENINLSLEKRKNVIVKKVSDSIGTFHNIDDLESFIDSLDAFLKTHIKQMVSKDVHGLRTMLKKEMICIIDTPLDWRLAVETVGRLLYQKGHIEKEYIHTMICNIEKYGPYIIVGKGVALAHAKPNETVLSEGLSLLVAPKGIKMDPDEKKTVYLLFAFCTQGGFDYIELFNQIASIGRNPALFSKCIQAKKTDDIYHLLCV, from the coding sequence ATGAAAAAACGAAGTGCAGATGTTTTGCAAAAGATATTATCTTATGATAGTAGTATTTTAAATATTTCAAAATTATCGGAAGTCTATCAGGTTTCACAGAAAACATTGCGTAATGATATTGCAGAAATTAATCTTTTTTTAAAAAAGCTACAGCTTCATACGATTGAGATTGTGGATAACGGTATATTGAAAATAGGTACGGACCTTGATCCAGAATTTGTGAGAGATCAGCTCTTCAAATTAAACAGCTATTCCTATCGATTATCCCAGGACGAGAGGCAGATATTGATCCTTGTCATCTTGCTCAAACAAAAAAGCTATCTTACGATGGAGTATTTGGCAGAAATGCTGAGTGTCAGCAGGATCACCATATTGAGTGATATCGAATCTGTCAGAGAAATATTGCAGGAATTTAATCTCAAATTGCGTTCAAAAAGCAGCAAGGGGATTTATTTGGAGAAAGCGGAGAAGCAGCATTTGCGTATGATGCTCATGGAATTATGCCGGCGGGTTATTGTCAATGTCAAAAGCGATGGATATTTTCAAAGGCTGATTCTTTCACAAATGGATATCAGCCATTCTTTGGCATCAATCGTTGTTATCTTACAGGACTTTGAGCGGGAAAAAAAAGTGGTGTTTTCGGATTATAGCTTTTATGAACTGTCTCTATATTTGTTCATTTGCATTAATCGGCCAATCGATTTCTCGACAGAGATTTGCGATGGAATTGTACCGATTCAGCCCGGGGAGATGCCTTTAGGCACAGAAATTTTTTCCTATATAGAACAGAGACTGAATATGACCTTTATGGATGAGGAAATCGTTTTATTTCAGCAGTATATTATAGATAATCATCTTTTGCCCATGTCAAAATCCATTGATGATATTGAACTCTATAATATGATCACTTATTTTTTAGTTGGGATCGGCAATCGATTAAATATTGATTTTGGCAACGATCATATTCTTGTGGAATCCCTGTTCCTGCATATCAAATGTATGTCGGATCTTCTTGATTTTCAGTTTCCCATTGATGAAAATATACAGCCTGAATATCGGGAGATCATGGAAGAGATTGAAAGCGAATGCCATATTCTCGAAAAATATTTAGGTTATTCCTTTAGCAAGAAAATGAAATTGTCAATCTTTATTCATATTTGTGCAGCACTGGTGAGAAATAAGAAATTTTTATTGCCGCTGCATGTCATAATCGTCTGTCCGGGCAGCATGGCAACAGGTCGTTTTGTAGAAGCACAGATCAAAAACTATTTTGACTTTACCATTGAAGGAGTAATTTCGGTAGACAGGATTTTGTACATGCTGGAAAAAAATAAAGAAAAAATCGATTTTATCATATCAACGGTCAATCTTCCCGAGACGATGTATCCTGTAGTCAAGGTCAATCCAGTGTTGAAAATGCAGGATCTGAATAATATCCAAAAGCAAGCGTTTTCTCTCGGAGAAAATATTAATCTAAGCTTGGAAAAAAGAAAAAATGTCATTGTGAAAAAAGTTTCTGACAGTATCGGAACCTTTCACAATATTGATGATTTGGAAAGTTTTATCGATAGTTTGGATGCTTTCCTTAAAACACATATCAAGCAAATGGTCAGCAAAGATGTACATGGTTTGCGTACCATGCTCAAGAAAGAGATGATTTGTATTATTGATACACCTCTCGACTGGCGATTGGCAGTAGAAACGGTAGGCAGACTCTTATACCAGAAGGGACATATTGAAAAAGAATACATTCATACTATGATCTGCAATATCGAAAAATACGGACCGTATATTATTGTAGGTAAAGGAGTTGCATTAGCCCACGCCAAGCCGAATGAAACCGTACTTTCAGAAGGCCTCAGTCTTCTCGTTGCACCAAAAGGCATCAAAATGGATCCCGATGAAAAGAAAACAGTATATTTATTATTTGCTTTTTGTACACAGGGCGGTTTTGATTATATTGAACTTTTTAATCAAATAGCATCCATTGGGAGGAATCCTGCTTTATTCTCCAAATGTATACAGGCAAAAAAAACAGATGATATTTACCATCTGTTATGTGTATGA
- a CDS encoding helix-turn-helix domain-containing protein: MQDNFLDKYREIGRRIAFYRNKRGISQEALGEKINYSKSYISKIEAPKSDVPYSLDVLFAIAAGLELDPAIFLLPINEEDFEKYRMDK, translated from the coding sequence GTGCAGGATAACTTTTTAGATAAGTATCGGGAAATTGGCAGACGAATAGCCTTTTACCGCAATAAAAGAGGTATTTCCCAAGAAGCTCTTGGTGAAAAAATTAATTATAGCAAAAGTTACATAAGTAAAATTGAAGCTCCTAAATCAGATGTTCCTTATTCGTTGGATGTTTTATTTGCAATAGCTGCAGGATTAGAGCTTGATCCGGCAATTTTTCTTTTGCCGATCAACGAAGAGGATTTTGAAAAGTATAGAATGGATAAATAA
- a CDS encoding YbhB/YbcL family Raf kinase inhibitor-like protein — MIVTSTGIVNGIIDKKYGKYGEQFFKGMPTYSLPLEIKEYPQNTRTFAIIMEDKDAIPPTGFSWIHWSAANLTGDSLGENASVNTKDFVQGTNSWSSALLAEPLGKYEAAKYGGPMPPDKPHTYEIHIFALDRSLDLQEGFYVNELYKVMEGHVLAHYTLKGIYYN; from the coding sequence ATGATTGTTACTAGTACTGGTATTGTCAATGGTATTATCGACAAGAAATATGGAAAGTATGGAGAACAATTTTTTAAGGGTATGCCAACCTATTCTTTACCCCTAGAGATCAAAGAGTATCCTCAAAATACGAGAACTTTTGCGATTATTATGGAAGATAAAGATGCAATACCTCCTACCGGATTTTCTTGGATACATTGGTCTGCTGCAAATCTTACAGGTGATTCATTAGGGGAAAATGCGAGTGTGAATACCAAAGACTTTGTTCAAGGTACGAATAGCTGGTCAAGCGCTTTACTTGCGGAGCCGCTAGGAAAATATGAGGCCGCAAAATATGGCGGACCAATGCCTCCTGATAAGCCTCATACTTATGAAATACATATTTTTGCATTAGATCGTTCGTTGGATTTACAAGAGGGTTTTTATGTGAACGAACTCTATAAAGTGATGGAAGGACATGTTTTAGCTCACTATACGTTGAAAGGCATTTACTATAATTAA
- a CDS encoding DMT family transporter has product MDDKEHKNIAYVAAVLYAFIIGFSFLFVKLALTVSDPIDTLAHRFTASFLAILIPVLLGKIPLSFTTKDMIQILPLALLYPALFFGFQISGLVYTTSSEAGIILASTPVLTMFLASYFLKEKNNYLQNISLGLSVAGVIYILAMKGASFETEQVLGTSLLFLSSLSFAGYSVLARPLTQKFKPLELTFIMLTIAFFTFNLLALIRHGLNGTINEYFHPLSEPIFLVSILYLGILSSLGTSWLSNYVLSKIEASKMSVFGNLATLISMIAGVIFLQEQLEYYHIIGAIMIIAGILGTNLL; this is encoded by the coding sequence ATGGATGATAAGGAACATAAGAATATCGCTTATGTGGCAGCTGTATTATATGCCTTTATTATAGGTTTCTCTTTTCTCTTCGTAAAATTAGCTTTAACAGTATCCGATCCCATCGATACTCTCGCTCATCGCTTTACTGCATCTTTTCTGGCAATTTTGATTCCCGTCCTTCTTGGCAAAATCCCTTTAAGCTTTACGACAAAAGATATGATTCAAATTCTACCCCTGGCACTTTTATATCCAGCACTCTTCTTCGGCTTTCAAATCTCAGGGCTGGTATATACGACCTCTTCTGAAGCTGGAATTATTCTGGCATCTACTCCAGTACTCACAATGTTTTTAGCCTCTTATTTCTTGAAAGAAAAAAATAATTATTTGCAAAACATTTCCCTTGGCTTATCCGTGGCAGGGGTTATCTACATTCTTGCCATGAAAGGTGCTTCATTTGAAACCGAGCAAGTTCTAGGAACTTCACTGCTCTTCTTATCATCTCTTTCCTTTGCTGGCTACAGTGTATTAGCCCGGCCATTAACCCAAAAGTTTAAGCCACTGGAGTTAACCTTCATCATGCTTACCATTGCTTTTTTCACCTTCAATCTATTAGCGCTTATACGCCATGGCCTGAATGGTACGATTAACGAGTACTTTCACCCTTTATCAGAACCTATCTTTCTCGTTTCCATTTTGTACTTAGGCATCCTATCCTCTCTGGGAACTTCCTGGCTATCCAATTACGTGTTATCTAAGATTGAAGCATCCAAAATGAGTGTATTCGGCAATTTAGCTACCTTAATTTCTATGATTGCAGGGGTAATCTTTCTACAAGAGCAATTGGAATATTATCATATTATTGGAGCCATTATGATCATTGCAGGTATCCTTGGTACAAATCTGCTATAA